The sequence CCCGAAATTGAGCTAAGTATCAAAGCCGATACAAATCACCACAAACGCCTTCGTATCTCCCTTAATCCGTCCCTGTTATTCAATCACTGCACCGACAGCGGCCCCCGTTCGACTCCTGGTGCCGGCACCATACAAAACAAGGGCTTTCAGCAATGCAGGCCCTTTGTTTTTCTGCCAAACGTACAAATAGACGTACATTGTTTTATGAGGCTCGCGAGTTATCCCCAGAGTCGCCCATCTGAAAGATCATTTCCCGGCACCCTGCCCCGATACCGTTTTGACATACGCCTGGCAAGCCCGTAGCGCGATCAATCCTTCGTCGCCGGCGCCGCTGATGGCGAGAATTCGTTGAGCATGCGCTGGGTCAAGTCGGGCTCTCTGGGCTCCATGAACCACGCCGGCGGAGCCGGGATCGGTAGACACGTTGCAGCCACTGGCTGAATCCGTGGTGTCGATAAGGACTGACAGCCGCAGGTCAGAAGTAGCAAGACGGTCACGCAGGCGGGCCTGGTTACGTTGGGCATCGGAAAGTTCTCGGGTGCGTTGTTGGTCGGAGGTGGCCAGTTGTTGCTCTAGTGCCAAGCGCTTGGCCTGATCGGCTTTCGCCTGGGCCGAGGCCGCGCCGCTGATGAGGGCTAGGTCGTCTTGGTACAGGTTGGCCTGCTTGGACAGCTGATCGCCGTAGCGCCACTCCTGGATCTGCCAGGCTCCAGCGAAGCTTGCGGCCATAGCCAGCAGGATCAGCACCGCCAGAACGACCAGCTTCTGCACCGGCGTCACGCCAGCGCCCTGCGCACGCCTTCGGCCAGCACTGCATCCGGATAGGCATAGCCCGCGTTCTCGTGATGGATGATCGCCTTGACGAAGCCGCGCATGACCGGCGCCTGGGTCAGATCGATCTCGGCGCCTGGCGCGGTACCGGTGTTCGACTCTACGGCACGAACATACGCCGCCGTGTCGTTTTCCACCGACGGTGCCCACCGGCTGACGATGGCCTTCACGGTTTTGAGCCCATGCTTCCGCTGGTAGGTCAGCAGCACTTTACCCAGGGCTCGGATACCGTTCTCGGGCGTGTCGAACCGGGCGAACCGCTTCTCGATAGCCGGGTCTGGCTTGAGCTGGCCCTGCCACTGGTTGGCCGGGTTGTAATCGATGTTGCCCGGGTTGCGGTTGCGCACCCCACGGGTCTCGGTGATCGGCATGGCTTTACTCCAGGCGAAAAAAAGCCCGCTCAAGGCGGGCATCGGTGTGCGGCATTGCTACGCAGGGACTTCGGGCCATTCAATAGCCAACGGGTAGTCCGGCTGCTCCGGCACTCGGTTGAGCGCAACACGGTATTTCTTCCAGGACTTCAAGGCCGCCAGGTCAGCGTCCGTGGCTTCGTCGACATCGACTGCATCCTGTAGCGGTGCGATCGCGTAGTCGGCGGCCGCGCGCAATCGGGTGATCTCTGCCTGGGCGACTTCCAGCGGGTCAACTGCAGGTGGAGGCGATTGCGGCATCTTCTGGGGTGGCAAGGCCTCGACCGCCACATGCAGGGTGATGCTGTGCGCCAGGTCTGCGGGCTCGCCGTCTTTGTCGATGCTTACCGCGAGTACCGCATCGTTGTAGCTGATCGCCACCGTGCAGCCGGCGTCCGCCTGGTTGAGCGCGTAGCCCCAACCTTCGGGTGGCGGGGCCATTCCGAGCGTACCGTGAATCAGGTACTGGCCAGCCCGGGGATGCTCTGTGGAGATCGTGTTGACGCCTAGCGAAGTCACGTTGAGTAGCGTGCCGTCGGCACCGAGAATATTTATAGCTGCGCGAGTCGTCATTTAGATAGCCTTCAGTGTGCCGTCGGCGGCTCGGGTGGTGTTGCCGGTGTGGTATACGAAATTGAAGCTTTCTGTGCCGTAGTCGCCACTGCGGAACCCGAGCGTCTTTCCTGGAGAGGTTCCCATCCAAAGCTGCGAGCCGAGGTTACCTCCACCCGGAAAAGCCAGGTTGAGCAGTGTTCCGAACGGCACAGGTTTAAACTGCGTGCCATCAGCAATTACGCCAAAACCGGTTTCCCAAACGTTCATGGTTGTGTAGATAGAGCTGTTCCCAATGGCCGCACGCGCCCCAAGTCCAAGCATGGGAACGGAAAGCGCCTGACCCGCTCCAGTACCAAAACTGGCTGTGGCCAAAGCTCCCAAGCCTAAGTTTGCCCGTGCTGAAGCCTGCGTTGCCGCCCCTGTCCCACCCTTAGCCACTGGCACGATGTTCTCTGTCGAGACAGAGCCTAGACCTGCCAGCGTGGCCCCCCATTGCTGAACCATCTGGTTCACTGCGTCGGCCAAAGCCTTGGGGTACCCATTGACCGGAACAATCCCGTAAGCGGCGCCAGCGGAAGTCGCTCCACGATAGGTAGGAGAAATCGAGATAGACGTGTCGCTCGCGGCGTTGGTGACTTGATAAATTCCATTGTCAGGCCCGACAAACATATCTCCGGACCGACAGTTTGAAAACTTTGTTCCAGCGCCAGTGACCACGGCGTTTCCGTTGGTGACGGTGACCGTCCCTTCTGTGTACCAAGAAGACATAGGTTTCTCCAGGCGATAAAAAACCGCTCAAGGCGGCCATTGAATAATCAGAAGCACAAATAATCAGGATAATTGCTTAGCAAATAGTACTGGATTATATAGCGTGCTTGATATATCAACACCAACGACCTGCATGATTAATCTGTCGTTAGCGTAGTCCCAAAGCGCATACATATTCCCCTGTCTAGATATTAGCCCCGCAACATCCATAGCAATATTATTTAAAAGCATGTAATCACCACCAGCCAAGCTTGAGGGCGCCGTCCAGTTTAATCTAGTTTGGCCTTGACCAGTCTGAGACGAGCCAAGATATGTCCAACTTGTGATCGACCTAGTAAACTGAGCGCATGGTGTTCCGTTATCAAACAGTAGTTTTGATGATCCGTCCCACAAGCGCATTCCGTAAGTTGCTGTTGGGCTGGATTCAAATGCGGCACAGAACCATTTCCCGTTAGTTGCTACACCTATCAAAGTGTAAAACGAAAAACCAGCCCATGCCCCCTGTGTTCCATTGACCAAACAAAAGTAAAGGGTATTTGGTTCAGTTGGCCGCACAAAAACCAATGGTGGCTCGGCGGTAGTTATTGTTTTTGAGAATTTCACATAATTCCCAGAACTTGAACCGAAACCGGACCATGTCCCTTTCTCAAGAACCACCAATCTGGAAAACTCAGAATCGAGAGTAACCACGTCATTGTTATTTACATACCTTAAACCGTAAGACATTTACCTATACCTCATAACCAGCAGCCTTTGCGTTGAGCTGCCTAGCGGGCCATCGTTACTTTGCCTGTTACCAAACCATACTCTAACGAGACCGGTCAGAACCTCAGGTATGAAACCAATAGCACTAACAAACTGGCCTCCAGTGCCATAAGGAGCAATTGGCACACAAACCGCTGAATGAGTAGATGGATTAATTCCGACTATCGGTATATCTACATACCTACCCGCTGTTTTTGGGACGAGGGCCGAATAAGTAATCCCTACTGTAAATGAGGTTTCATCAAGTTCGATACTCCCCGTGGCCCCCTTGATTCGCATCCCGTAAATCATTAAGAAAGCCTCCCAACCACCACACGATCAATGCCGCCGGCATCAAACACGGTGAGCCCGTCGTTGTTAAGCAGGGCTGAGCCGCCGGCTCCTGCGCTGCGAAGCGTGAATGTGCCAGCCTTGACGTTGATCTCCAGCAAGGGCAGGCCGGCAGCGTTAACCGCTTCAGACCGTAACGTCATCCCCAGAACGATCTCCTGGATGAATGCCTTATTGATCACTGCCGAGTTGATAAACACCTGCCCACCGGAGACCACAAACGGCAGAATCAAACTGCCGGAGACCTCATCAACAATGGCGAAGCGCTGTGCAAACGCCAGAATCTCCGACGTTTCCCCGTCGCTGCCAAGCGCCAGACCTGCCATTACCTTTTTGCCGCCGACAATGGTCTGAGCCTTGATGGTGGTTTGTGCCGATACCTTGCCATTGAGCTGGACCACGGTCTCGCTCACCTGCTGAACCGATGCGTTGGTTTGTCCAATGCTCGATTGCAGCGTTTCGGATGTCTTGGCTTGGGCTTCGTTGGCGGTGGCTTGCACCCTCTTCTCAGCCACAAAGCTTGAGGTTGAATCCCACGCTTTGAGCGCCCCAGCCAACTCCCCCGCGCCGTCATCACCACGAACCGAAGCCCGTAGCGATTCATTGCTCGATGCCTGCGCCGTGACCTTCCCGTCCAGGTTCGTGACCTTTGTGTCGAGCCCGGTAATAGCCAGGGCCTGGCCTGATACCTCATCCTCCACCGAAGTCAGGTCGCTCTTGAGTTGCGTGATTTGGGTTGCAGCCGTCTCCCTGTTGGTGGCAACCACTTGTTCCAGAACAGTCAGTCCCGACTTGTTGTCGCCGACCTGGGCGCCGAGCGTGATCAACTGCTGCGCCATCGCCTCGCTTTCGGTTGCGCGTGTTTTGCGCTCAACCGCCAGATCAGCGGTGGATGTCCACGCTTTCAAAGCCCCTGCCAACTCACCGCTACCGTCATCGCCTCGGGCCGCCGAACGCAACGCCTCGACCGATGTGGCGGTGGCCACGATCTTCCCGTCGATCTCTTCGATCTTGGTACTGACCAGAGCAATCTGCTGGCTGAGCGCGTTCGTGGTTTCGAGGATCGTCCCGATGTCTTTCCAGTAGGTCGCATCCGGCGGCGTTACACCGGCGGGCACGGCCTGGGTGGCCTGGTAGATATGACCACCCTGCTGGACGAATGAACCCGCCGGATAAGGCTTGGCAGGATCGAACGGCGCAGCCCCAGTGATCTGGCCCAACAGGCCCTCAAGATCCGCCTTGGCCTCTTCCAGGCGCGCATTCACCGAGTCAGGCCCGTCGCCCGAAATCAACTCGATCTCTTCCCGCAGGCTTTGGTACAGCGCCCCCTTACCGATCTTGTCCGCAAAGTACTTCTCGTACTCCGACTGGTCCGAACTGGCCTGGCCGTTGACGGCTCCGGGCACGGGGAAGAACGGCCCGATGTTGCCGGTCCGATCCACCAGACGTGCCCAGAAGTAGAAGCTCGCGCCCGCCAGGATGTTCTGCATCTCGTGCTGGGCTTGCGGGTAGCTGAAGTCGCTCAGCTTGATCGCTGTCGTCAGGTCAGCCGACTGGCTATACCAGAGTTCCGTCCGCTGGGTGTCCTCCGCGCCTGATGGGAAGCCCCACTGAATGCCAATACCGTAAACCTTGCTGGTGGTGGTCAGAAACGACACCGCCGGCGGAAGGCCGGTTTTGCCTTCGAGGTTAGTCAGGTTGGAGCTTTTCCAGATCGACGAGATCTCAAACGCACTCACCGACCGTACGCGGGCCATATAGGCGCCCGAGTAAATGCCGGTGATGTCCACGCTGGTCGAGCCAGTGCGTTGCACCTTGATCCAGTTTCCGCTGTCCTTGCGCCACTCCACGTCATAAGCGACCGCGCCATTCACCGCAGGCCATGAGATGTTCATGGTGCTGATGGCGATGCCTTGGTTCACGGCGTAGGACGACGTCAGCGTGACGCTAGCCGGCGCCGGAACCACGGTGATCGGAATAACGCTGATCGGCCGCTCTTCCAGGCGAGCGCCGGTGTCGATATGAGCGAACTTGCTCGGATTGAACTCCAGGCCGGTGATTTCGTACTCACCCTCAGTCGTGCGAACAGTCTTAACTACCCGATACAGCTGGATAGCCAGGTCGTCAGCATCTATCGCCCACTGAAGTTGCGGCTCAGGCGTGACGCTGTACGGTGTTGTCACTGTTACATCGCGACCACTTACAAACTCAACGGTACGAGCTTGGGCGCGCCCATTTGGCAAGTTGATGATGAGGCGGTCGCCCGCCTTAACTTGAGTATCTCGATCCAGTTTCACGACGCGGCCAGCAGCAGCCGAGATTCGACCACCATTTGGGCGGCCGGCAATAAGCTCGTCGGCTACTGGTATCACGTACCCAGGCAGCGGGATGCGGCCCTCCATCCCGGTCTTGAACGTAACCGTGCGGTCCTGGTTGTTGCTCAGTAGTATCCACTTACCGCGACGCTGAGCTTCTGACGCCCGAGTGCAGCCTATTGCTGATATCTCAATTGGGCGATCTCGGTACCGCCGCTGTAGGGCGAGGTCCGTTACCGGTATGACGTCAGTGTCATAGTTGTTTGCAGGGTTGTCATAGCTCACCAGGGCACGGCTGTAATGTGTATCTTTCTCTGCGCCGCCGTAGGTGAACTCCCCATCAATCACGTTCGATCGCGTGAATACATAATCGATGTCCTGCGCGCGCGGCATATCTGCCTGCATGCCCAAAGCACCTTGAGCCCAATAGGTCATGCCCCGGTAGATTGCTGCCAAGTCCCGCAGAATCACCCACGCCTCAGCCTTGCCTTGCAGGTTTATGTCGCAGAGAAACCTAGGCTCTTGCCCGCCCACGCCGTCCGGAACTAACTGATCGCAATACTGGGCAATACGATACATTTCCCATTTGTCGACCATCCAAGGCTTGATGCGTTTACCAAGCCCGAAGCGCTCTTCGACGCAAAGACCGTAAGTCACGAATGCAGGATTGTTGGTCCAGGCCTGCTTGAAAGTGCCATCCCATACGCCGCTATACGTGCGAGACGTAGGATCATAGTTGGTCGGCACCGGCCATTTGCGAGCCTTGCACCTCACAGTCACCGCAGGAATATTCTGGAACTGCTGCGCATCGAACTCAACGTAGAGCAGAGCTGTGTTGGGATATCGCAGCTTGCGGTCAATGATCTCGGTGTAGCCGGCGATGTTCATCGTGTCTGCGATAGTGCCGGAGTTCTGGTTTGGGGTTAGCCGGCGAACTCTTACCATCCAGCCAGAGGTTGCCTTTGGCAGGTCAACACGAATCGAGCGCTGATAACCATTGGTGGTCTTTCCATCCACCGCGCCGAACTGTAGCTGCTGATATGCACCTCCATCGGCGGCCACATCAATGGCGTATTCAATGCGGTAGCCGTTGGTATTGCCGCTGCTATCCTGGCTGGCCAGGCGCGGCCAGCTAAGCCGTAGCCGAACTGCGGATAACTGAACATTGCTCAGCGCTCTTGCCCATGGATTGTCGCTACGCAGCTCGACATTGACGGACGTCTCGTTCTCAATCGCCGGAATGCCAGAGATGTACGACTGCTCGATGCTGCCCGGCCGCCATTCCCACTTCACGTTGGTGAAGTTGTAGTTGCCACTGGCGTCTTGGATTGGTGTGTTGTCGAGGAAGATGTCGCGCGCCGTAGGGGTGCCGTCGAATTCCCCCTCACCAACAGCGATAAGTATCTTCGCAAGGTTTGTAGACTGAAGGCTGTCCGGCGCCTCTACTGGCGACTTCGGCTTGCTCTCGCCACCCTTCGCGCCGTGAATATCCGGTCGCTGTGCTGCGCCCATGCTTTCCTCCAGGCAATAAAAAGCCGCCTTGGGCGGCTTGTCTGTTGCGTTCAATTTATGTTTTGTCTTCGGCGTAGATCGATGCCGAGATGATTGCCCCGCCCCACCGGCGATCCCCAATGCATATAGGCACGGGGTTGCCGCTAGCCGTGGTGTTCCGGGCTGAGCCGAATGCGTATGACGGTAGATTCTCCGGGGCCGCGCTTTGCGACAGGCCCTTCGCTTGTGGGCTCAGCATTTGGATTACGCCGCCAGCCACAAGCGCGATGCCTGGCGCAGCAAGAAACTGCAATCCAGGTACAAAGGAGGCGGCTATCAACACGGCACCGATTACCGTCTGGAGTATGCCTGCACGCTTGCTCCCCTCAACAACCGGCACGATCCGAATCTCCTTGGCTCCACTACGTCCTAGCTCGGCCGGGCCTACGTTCTTCTTGTTTCTGAAGATGGCGAATCGCATGCCAAGACTGTCGAGGCGCTTAACTTCCTCCTCAAAGCCTTCCAGGGTCGCATTCATCGCCCTGAAAACTTCCCAGCCAGATCCTGAATCGATCTGCCTGCGATGCAGGCGTCCGAACTTCCGAGCAAGAGATCCTGAAAGCTTGATTTCGGTCATGGGGGCGTAGTGCGCTGCCGTTGCTGCCATATTTTTCTCCAGGCGTAAAAAAACCGCCCGGAGGCGGTCACATTCGATCGTTAATTCACAAGCAGCTGTTAAATGACTCCTTCAAGTCGGATCGCCCCAATTGCTGCCAGGCCATGCGCTGATAAAGCTTTACTGAGCTCCCTGAAGCGCTGCGCTTGATGTCCAGTACGTCGTCGGTTTGCCCGTTCATTTCACTGCCCGCAACGATTCGATAGCCATCAGTGGTTTCGCTCATGACTGAGCTAGAACGATAATCCTGCCATGACGGATACACGCACAGGGCGTATGCCTTAGGGCTTTTCTTGGTGGTAGCCGAAAGCTCTGGCGCCCCCCTGAGTAGATCGGATGGTGTCGAGCACCCCGCCAGCGCAACCAAGGCCAGAGCCCCTATGAATAGCTTCATGTCGTTCCCTCGTTGAGATATGGAGAGACTTTATCACCAACAAGGGAGCAACACGAAAGCCCCGCATGGGCGGGGTTCTTCGGTTCGTGGGGAGTCAGTTCAACTGAAGCGTGTGCTGTCCATCGTGCTGGATCGCAAGAATCTTGCCTTCAAGCCCCGGCTTCTTGATTTGCCAGCGGCGCAAGGTCTTCCCGGCGAAGCTAGCAATTCCATGCTCCTGCTGATATTCGAGCATCAGGTGATTTCGGAGATGCTCATACGAAAGACTTCTGTTCTGTAGTTCTTTGGTCATCCAGTTAAAAGCATCAATGAATGCCTCTTTCCAGATTGCGGCCTTTTCGCCAGTGAAGCCCATGACCAAGAACATATAGCCATCCTTGGTCATCGTGAACATGCGCTGCTCTTTCCCTTGCTCATTGAAATAGGAGGACTCCCCAAAATTGGTGAGTCGGAATTTCTTGGAGCACTTCAGGTTGTCGATGGCCCTCAATACTCGGTCATGCCGCTTCCCGAACCTCTCAGCAATGCGGAGCGAGTCTGTAGTGGGTTTGCCGTCATCGCACTTAACCAGTTCGCGATAATCATCTTCCGTCAAAATCAAGTCTGTCATGCAGCCACCTCCGCACACATTGCGCTCGGAGCGCCAGGATTGAAGCCGTCCAGCGGCATCAGGCTTTTCTCGCTGACCGAATAGCGCTTGCCCTCCACCAGCATCAGCCAGTTTTCTTCGACCTTGCGGATCAGTTGGCCGGAGCGACCGACCAGATTTGGCCGCTCCGGCATCAGGATCAGGGCGCGACCACCTGCTTTGAGGGTGAAGTTCATGCTACCGCCCCCGAATCAACCGCGTAGCGATGCGGGTCTTCGACGACACGATTCAAGCCGGTGACGAAGCTGCTGATCCCGCTCAGCTTATTGCGGTAGGTCGCCAGCTCCCATTGGGCAGCGTCGACAACGTAACCGGCACGCTGAAGTTCGAAGATGATCAGTTCGCAAAGCGAGTCGTGGTGGTAGCCGACATCCTCAAGCCGAACGTCCAGCCATGCCCGACCATCGCCCCGATCCGTCAGCATCCCCTGGCGACGGCCGGCGAGCGCCTGAATCGGGAAGTGAATATTCAACCGCTCCGATTTTTGCTCACGCGGAAGGTATTCACCCTCAAGCACCACATAAGCAGCAATGAAGTTGCGTGCGGAGTCCAGTTGATCGGCTGGAATGTCCGCTGCCGAACGAACGCCGAATGCTGCGTGGGTCTGCGCCCAGATTTTTGCGGTAGCGCGGCGCTGAGCTGGAGCAGGGAGATTCGACACCTTCCCCTTCACCACTGCGCCCAGCATGTGAAATCCGTCCGTGCCGATGGTTTGTCCGAGGACGGTCATCGCCTGATCGGGACCGCGATGGTTAACCGCATGACCTTCGTTCCAGTAGGCCCAGAGTGCATCGTCACACTCATCCTGATAGGCCAGCACGTTTTTGCGCAGGTCGTCTCGCACTTTGCTCGCGTGAATCGACATCAGCCAGCCAGGAAGCTTTTTCAATGGAAGGCAAGACATCTCGTACTGCTTACCGTCGACACCAGTTGTCACGATCATCGTGATAACTGAATTGAATCGACCTGAAGTCAACTTGGCGTGCTGTGCCTGCCAGGCTAGCCCCATGCCTTCTACAACCGGCTTCATTGGAACGAATGGCTGACCATCGTGCTCGACAAGCAGAAGCTTGGCCGAACGGAACGGGATGACATTGGATTTCGCTACAGCTGTGCTAATATCGCTCATGACGATTTCTTCCTCGAAGTTGATCTCGTTAACCCCAACCTCAGCGCCGGCCAGCGCTGGGGTTTTTTTATGCATGTTTGATTTGTTCATCTCGCTGCATTGCCTCCCTTAGCGCCTTCCCTACGAGCCAGTTCTGACTGCGCTCTTCTTGTTGTGCCTTTTTTTCAAGCCAAGCCTTGATCTCTGGCTCCGCACGGAAAATCACCTGCTGCATTTCTCTAACTTTCATACCCTCTCCTTGTGCATCACCGTTGTGCACAGCTCAAATGTATAACGGTGATGCATTGTCGTCAATACCACCGTGATGCATTCTCTTGTAAATAGTTAGTCAAATTTGGTTTTACTGAAGGTTTACATGAGCCGCACAGATCCCCAATTCAATCTCCGAATCCCGGAAGCTCTGCGTGACCAGGTCATGGCCGCCGCAAAGGAGAATGGCCGCTCGGCGACTGCGGAAATACTCGCCAGACTTGAACTGAGCTTCATTGGCGAAGCGCCTCAGCAAGATCTGATTCCAGCATCAAGAGCCAAGGCAATGGCAAGCATTGCCCGCCAGAGCGTTCCTTCGATCATAAAAAAACGGGTGCTGGAGGGAGTCAATAGATCTGTCTCCATGGGACATTCCTCCGCCCACATTGATCTGAAGGACTTAGAGATGGAGGCAATGCCGGAGGCAGATGCGAAAGGCATCATGAATGCCTTTACCGAATGGCTGGAAGCAGCCGGATACAACACTGAATGGGATGGCCCAGAGCATCTATCAGTCTGGTTTGACGAGTTTTAATACTAACCCGGCCCGCGGGACTTTCTCATTCCGTCTGGTTAGTTCTAAGGTGAGGAGTTACCCCTGCCGCCGCTTTGTGCCTGAGGATCAGGCGTGTTCGGTCATGCCAGGGCCCGCCGTAGACAATGATCTCGGACGGCCTGCCGTATAGGTGATGCAGCAGGAACGGCCCAGGGCCGAAAGTGCCTGACTCTCCGTCGGGTAGTGCAGGATCAGTGCCCAGGTAAATCCCGGCGTGGTTCGGGTGAACCGTCCGGCCCACATGCATAACGATCAGATCCCCGCGCTGCGGCCGGTCGACGCGAACAAAGCCGGCGGCCTCGTAATGCTGCTCGTATAGGCTCGCGTTCTCCGCACTCTCCCACCAGCCATCGGTGCGCTGGAAGGCTTCGAACTCCAGCCCCCACTCACGTTGGTACCAATCCGCGCAGACCTGCCAGCAGTCCCAGGCACCATGTACGAACGGGCGCTTGAGCAGCGGCGTGCTGCCAGTCGGCGTGATGGTGCGCAGGTCGCCCTCAGGCCACGACAGGATGTGCCAGGGCAAGGCGGTGGCCTCGCACATGGCCAGATCTCGAGGTGACGGCCTGCTGGTAGCGTCTGGATGTGAATGCACAATGCCGATCACCTCGCCCCTATCTTCGGCTGCCGCGTACTCTTCGGGATCAATGCGGAACTCTTCCGAAGGCTCCAGCGCCGTGTTGAGGCAAGGTACATAAATCTGTTTTCGGCCAACCGCAATGATCAGTCCGCAACTTTCGCGCGGATACTCAGATGCAGCATGCGATTGCATAGCGGCTAAAATATTCTTTTGCATCGTCAGCTCCGCGCTATCAAAGAAACACCAGGGAAGCCAACGAACGAAAGCTCGTTTTCTCCACCGAATCGAGCCTCGCAGCCCGTGCCTAAGCATCCACTGCACACATCCTTTTCGGGGTCATCGGTCGGGTTGCCGTCCTCATCCACGTAAGGCCCGGTGTACCCGCACACTGGGCCTCTGTAGCCGCCCGTCATCGCCTCGTGACAAAGGGTTGTCATTTGCCGACCGATAGACTCGCCACCAACATCCCCGGGACTGGCAAGTTCCCAAGAAACAATCGTGCCGTTTTCGCTGACCTTTTGATCGATGTACCAAACCTCTAGCGATTCCTCGGTAGGGTCGGCGGTAGGGTTTCCGATCGGGAAATTAGCGGCGTCAAGGTATTGGCCCGTCGTGAGGCGGATGGTCAGCTTGAACTCAACAAGATTGTCGAAGGCCAGGCAGAGTGCAGTAATCCTTCCGTTAACGTTGCCAACCGAAAGGGACGGACGAACAGCGGTACCGTTCGAGTTCGCTTCGATGCCCTCAATCTGCATAGGCCAGGCTGCGTACTCATTTCCTTGCCACCAGATCGACTTGGCTGGCAACTGGTCGGCGTTCACGCCTGAAGCCAGCAATTCCTCGGGAGTGTGCGGAATGGCGTGCCCCTGAAACCTTAAAATGCCAGCCCCGTAGTCGGAGCCGTCCAACTCAAACAGCAGCACTTCACTGCCAGGCTCTAGAGTCTGGATAGCGCTGATAAGTGACATAGGAGCTCCTTATGGGTGGAAAGCGCGCTCGAACGTCGCTGTCAATTTGAAAACCTCCCCACCCATAGGGGTCGGAACGGGGTCCTTGCATGTGAAAAGACCGAGCTCGCCAAGCGGGGTCGTCCAGAGAAACGCTTTCGCCCCGGCGTGCCGGTCAAAGAAGGCCATAATTTCGAGCGCCCGCGCCTTGCTTCCGGTGTGAGCGATTGGGTATGAGTCCTCTTTATTGTTTGGCCCATCGCCAACAACTTGCCTGTAGCCTCCTCCAAATCGGGAC is a genomic window of Pseudomonas sp. ADAK18 containing:
- a CDS encoding Arc family DNA-binding protein — its product is MSRTDPQFNLRIPEALRDQVMAAAKENGRSATAEILARLELSFIGEAPQQDLIPASRAKAMASIARQSVPSIIKKRVLEGVNRSVSMGHSSAHIDLKDLEMEAMPEADAKGIMNAFTEWLEAAGYNTEWDGPEHLSVWFDEF
- a CDS encoding phage antirepressor N-terminal domain-containing protein codes for the protein MNKSNMHKKTPALAGAEVGVNEINFEEEIVMSDISTAVAKSNVIPFRSAKLLLVEHDGQPFVPMKPVVEGMGLAWQAQHAKLTSGRFNSVITMIVTTGVDGKQYEMSCLPLKKLPGWLMSIHASKVRDDLRKNVLAYQDECDDALWAYWNEGHAVNHRGPDQAMTVLGQTIGTDGFHMLGAVVKGKVSNLPAPAQRRATAKIWAQTHAAFGVRSAADIPADQLDSARNFIAAYVVLEGEYLPREQKSERLNIHFPIQALAGRRQGMLTDRGDGRAWLDVRLEDVGYHHDSLCELIIFELQRAGYVVDAAQWELATYRNKLSGISSFVTGLNRVVEDPHRYAVDSGAVA
- a CDS encoding tail assembly protein gives rise to the protein MAATAAHYAPMTEIKLSGSLARKFGRLHRRQIDSGSGWEVFRAMNATLEGFEEEVKRLDSLGMRFAIFRNKKNVGPAELGRSGAKEIRIVPVVEGSKRAGILQTVIGAVLIAASFVPGLQFLAAPGIALVAGGVIQMLSPQAKGLSQSAAPENLPSYAFGSARNTTASGNPVPICIGDRRWGGAIISASIYAEDKT
- a CDS encoding structural protein; translated protein: MPITETRGVRNRNPGNIDYNPANQWQGQLKPDPAIEKRFARFDTPENGIRALGKVLLTYQRKHGLKTVKAIVSRWAPSVENDTAAYVRAVESNTGTAPGAEIDLTQAPVMRGFVKAIIHHENAGYAYPDAVLAEGVRRALA
- a CDS encoding tail fiber assembly protein gives rise to the protein MTTRAAINILGADGTLLNVTSLGVNTISTEHPRAGQYLIHGTLGMAPPPEGWGYALNQADAGCTVAISYNDAVLAVSIDKDGEPADLAHSITLHVAVEALPPQKMPQSPPPAVDPLEVAQAEITRLRAAADYAIAPLQDAVDVDEATDADLAALKSWKKYRVALNRVPEQPDYPLAIEWPEVPA
- a CDS encoding Rha family transcriptional regulator, with the translated sequence MTDLILTEDDYRELVKCDDGKPTTDSLRIAERFGKRHDRVLRAIDNLKCSKKFRLTNFGESSYFNEQGKEQRMFTMTKDGYMFLVMGFTGEKAAIWKEAFIDAFNWMTKELQNRSLSYEHLRNHLMLEYQQEHGIASFAGKTLRRWQIKKPGLEGKILAIQHDGQHTLQLN
- a CDS encoding DUF1983 domain-containing protein; this translates as MGAAQRPDIHGAKGGESKPKSPVEAPDSLQSTNLAKILIAVGEGEFDGTPTARDIFLDNTPIQDASGNYNFTNVKWEWRPGSIEQSYISGIPAIENETSVNVELRSDNPWARALSNVQLSAVRLRLSWPRLASQDSSGNTNGYRIEYAIDVAADGGAYQQLQFGAVDGKTTNGYQRSIRVDLPKATSGWMVRVRRLTPNQNSGTIADTMNIAGYTEIIDRKLRYPNTALLYVEFDAQQFQNIPAVTVRCKARKWPVPTNYDPTSRTYSGVWDGTFKQAWTNNPAFVTYGLCVEERFGLGKRIKPWMVDKWEMYRIAQYCDQLVPDGVGGQEPRFLCDINLQGKAEAWVILRDLAAIYRGMTYWAQGALGMQADMPRAQDIDYVFTRSNVIDGEFTYGGAEKDTHYSRALVSYDNPANNYDTDVIPVTDLALQRRYRDRPIEISAIGCTRASEAQRRGKWILLSNNQDRTVTFKTGMEGRIPLPGYVIPVADELIAGRPNGGRISAAAGRVVKLDRDTQVKAGDRLIINLPNGRAQARTVEFVSGRDVTVTTPYSVTPEPQLQWAIDADDLAIQLYRVVKTVRTTEGEYEITGLEFNPSKFAHIDTGARLEERPISVIPITVVPAPASVTLTSSYAVNQGIAISTMNISWPAVNGAVAYDVEWRKDSGNWIKVQRTGSTSVDITGIYSGAYMARVRSVSAFEISSIWKSSNLTNLEGKTGLPPAVSFLTTTSKVYGIGIQWGFPSGAEDTQRTELWYSQSADLTTAIKLSDFSYPQAQHEMQNILAGASFYFWARLVDRTGNIGPFFPVPGAVNGQASSDQSEYEKYFADKIGKGALYQSLREEIELISGDGPDSVNARLEEAKADLEGLLGQITGAAPFDPAKPYPAGSFVQQGGHIYQATQAVPAGVTPPDATYWKDIGTILETTNALSQQIALVSTKIEEIDGKIVATATSVEALRSAARGDDGSGELAGALKAWTSTADLAVERKTRATESEAMAQQLITLGAQVGDNKSGLTVLEQVVATNRETAATQITQLKSDLTSVEDEVSGQALAITGLDTKVTNLDGKVTAQASSNESLRASVRGDDGAGELAGALKAWDSTSSFVAEKRVQATANEAQAKTSETLQSSIGQTNASVQQVSETVVQLNGKVSAQTTIKAQTIVGGKKVMAGLALGSDGETSEILAFAQRFAIVDEVSGSLILPFVVSGGQVFINSAVINKAFIQEIVLGMTLRSEAVNAAGLPLLEINVKAGTFTLRSAGAGGSALLNNDGLTVFDAGGIDRVVVGRLS
- a CDS encoding lysis system i-spanin subunit Rz, giving the protein MTPVQKLVVLAVLILLAMAASFAGAWQIQEWRYGDQLSKQANLYQDDLALISGAASAQAKADQAKRLALEQQLATSDQQRTRELSDAQRNQARLRDRLATSDLRLSVLIDTTDSASGCNVSTDPGSAGVVHGAQRARLDPAHAQRILAISGAGDEGLIALRACQAYVKTVSGQGAGK